A portion of the Avibacterium sp. 20-132 genome contains these proteins:
- the xylB gene encoding xylulokinase has product MYIGIDLGTSGVKVVLLDEQQRILATTHHPLSVSRPYSLWSEQDPETWWQATEHAMLNLAQQHPLNDVKAIGLTGQMHGATLLDKQDQILRPAILWNDGRSANECLELEQSVPESRQITGNLMMPGFTAPKLKWVKKNEPALFAKINKVLLPKDYLRLRMTGEYASDMSDASGTMWLDVAQRQWSEPLLNACELSIEQMPRLFEGNQITGYLRQDIAQQWGMKSVPVVAGGGDNAAGAIGIGLYQAGQAMLSLGTSGVYFVVTDQFSANPQKAVHSFCHALPERWHLMSVILSAASAIDWVKNITGIRDIAQLFNQIEHCKTSSDALFLPYLSGERTPHNDPYATGVFWGLNHNDDAITMARAVLEGVSFALADGIDVLHETGAEATSISLIGGGAKSAYWRQLLADITGKVFEYRTGGDVGPALGAAKLAQIALNPMQPLADYCKPLPLENIYQPNSQIYQQYQQKREKYHQLYQRLKGL; this is encoded by the coding sequence ATGTATATTGGTATTGATCTCGGCACCTCTGGGGTAAAAGTTGTATTACTTGATGAACAACAGCGTATTCTCGCCACCACACATCATCCTTTATCTGTTTCTCGCCCATATTCACTGTGGTCTGAACAAGATCCTGAAACTTGGTGGCAAGCAACAGAGCACGCAATGCTTAACTTAGCACAACAACATCCGCTGAATGATGTTAAAGCCATTGGTTTAACTGGGCAAATGCACGGTGCAACATTACTTGATAAGCAAGATCAAATTCTTCGCCCTGCTATTTTATGGAATGATGGGCGGAGTGCAAATGAGTGTCTGGAATTAGAACAAAGCGTCCCCGAATCTCGTCAAATTACTGGCAATTTGATGATGCCGGGGTTTACCGCGCCTAAATTAAAATGGGTAAAAAAGAATGAGCCTGCATTATTTGCAAAAATTAACAAAGTATTATTGCCAAAAGATTATCTCCGTTTAAGAATGACGGGGGAATATGCCTCTGATATGTCAGATGCCTCAGGAACAATGTGGCTTGATGTTGCACAACGCCAATGGAGTGAGCCTCTTCTCAATGCTTGCGAACTCAGTATTGAACAAATGCCGAGATTATTTGAGGGCAACCAAATTACAGGCTATTTACGTCAAGATATTGCTCAACAATGGGGAATGAAATCCGTTCCTGTTGTGGCAGGTGGTGGCGATAATGCAGCAGGTGCAATAGGAATAGGGCTGTATCAAGCTGGGCAAGCAATGTTGTCATTAGGAACATCAGGGGTTTATTTTGTAGTAACGGATCAATTCAGCGCCAATCCACAAAAAGCCGTGCATAGTTTCTGCCACGCCCTCCCTGAACGTTGGCATCTGATGTCGGTGATTTTAAGCGCCGCTTCTGCGATTGATTGGGTAAAAAATATTACGGGAATTCGCGATATCGCACAACTCTTCAACCAAATAGAGCACTGTAAAACCTCTTCCGATGCACTTTTTTTACCTTATCTTTCTGGCGAACGTACGCCGCATAACGATCCTTATGCCACAGGAGTATTCTGGGGACTCAACCACAATGATGATGCGATTACTATGGCGAGAGCAGTGCTTGAAGGCGTTAGTTTTGCCCTTGCTGATGGTATTGATGTTTTACACGAAACAGGCGCAGAAGCAACGAGTATAAGCCTTATTGGCGGAGGAGCCAAAAGTGCCTATTGGCGACAATTATTAGCGGATATTACGGGGAAAGTATTTGAATATCGCACAGGAGGAGATGTTGGACCAGCTCTTGGGGCAGCCAAATTAGCCCAAATTGCACTAAATCCAATGCAACCGCTTGCTGACTATTGTAAGCCACTCCCGCTTGAAAATATCTATCAACCAAATAGCCAAATTTATCAGCAATATCAACAAAAACGAGAAAAATATCATCAACTTTATCAACGATTAAAAGGGCTTTAA
- a CDS encoding XylR family transcriptional regulator, which translates to MQHTGKFYRIALLFNANKVYDRQVVAGVGQYLQASQCTWDIFMEDDFVYHKETIQRLSIDGIIADFDDPETAELLKNIDVPLVAVGGSYQNPDFYPHFPYVATDNYALIETAFLHLKQKGLNHFAFYGLPTENQQKHWAIERENAFIHLMQKYAYPIRLYQGEQTNSQNWRTAQEKLIQWIQSLPKHTGIIAVTDARARHLLQACETARMAVPDQYCVIGIDNEEIIQYLSRISLSSVSQGTKQIGYQAAKLLHHQLNHLPVSNKPLLIPPLGVEERNSTDYLSLCDPLVIQAMHYIRQRACQGIKVEQVLDHLRVSRSNLELRFKAEMNKTIHQIIHQEKMKRAIHLLRFSDIAITEIAEVCGYPSLQYFYSVFKKEQGNTPKAFRAYWQNK; encoded by the coding sequence ATGCAACATACAGGAAAGTTTTATCGTATCGCACTACTTTTTAATGCTAATAAAGTTTATGATCGCCAAGTTGTCGCAGGTGTCGGTCAATATTTACAGGCCTCTCAATGCACGTGGGATATTTTTATGGAAGATGATTTTGTTTACCATAAAGAAACTATCCAACGCCTTTCCATTGACGGAATTATTGCTGACTTTGATGATCCAGAAACCGCCGAATTACTGAAAAATATAGATGTTCCCCTTGTCGCCGTGGGCGGTTCTTACCAAAATCCTGATTTTTATCCACATTTTCCTTATGTTGCTACCGATAATTACGCATTAATTGAAACCGCTTTTTTACATCTCAAACAAAAAGGATTAAATCACTTTGCTTTCTATGGCTTACCCACAGAAAATCAGCAAAAACATTGGGCGATTGAACGGGAAAATGCGTTTATTCACTTAATGCAAAAATACGCTTATCCTATCCGCCTTTATCAAGGCGAACAAACCAATTCACAAAATTGGCGCACAGCACAAGAAAAGTTAATTCAATGGATTCAATCACTTCCGAAACATACGGGGATTATTGCGGTTACCGATGCAAGGGCAAGGCATCTATTACAAGCCTGTGAAACAGCAAGAATGGCAGTGCCTGATCAATATTGTGTAATTGGTATAGATAATGAAGAAATTATACAATATCTCTCTCGCATTTCACTGTCATCCGTCTCTCAAGGCACAAAACAAATTGGTTATCAAGCAGCAAAATTATTACACCATCAACTGAATCACCTGCCTGTTAGCAATAAACCCCTACTTATTCCCCCATTAGGCGTTGAAGAACGCAATTCTACTGACTACCTTTCTTTATGTGATCCTCTCGTTATACAAGCAATGCATTATATTCGACAACGTGCGTGTCAAGGGATAAAGGTTGAGCAAGTACTAGATCATTTAAGAGTTTCGCGTAGTAATTTAGAACTCCGTTTTAAAGCGGAAATGAATAAAACCATTCATCAAATTATTCATCAAGAAAAAATGAAAAGAGCCATTCATTTACTACGATTTTCTGATATTGCAATTACTGAGATTGCCGAAGTATGCGGTTACCCCTCCTTGCAATATTTTTATTCCGTATTTAAAAAAGAACAGGGCAATACGCCCAAAGCATTTCGGGCATATTGGCAAAATAAATAA
- a CDS encoding restriction endonuclease subunit S translates to MKLQHLVQFEMGALLSRLTEQPNSPCYSLYDQADLQADFERRTESTEGKQICTPDCPTLLQEGDIIFSLISGTAVQVCQTRAGYVFSHNYARLYPSKELDNAFLVYLLNNDVGIKRQLITSLQGSSVMKYSLNQLRNLQLSPLPPLEVQQAIGQVDRLQRRITMLKKRVAENEAMLTSYLLNNFQKQCKSNIKD, encoded by the coding sequence ATGAAACTGCAACATCTTGTGCAATTTGAAATGGGGGCATTACTTTCTCGGCTCACGGAGCAACCGAATAGTCCTTGTTATTCATTATATGATCAAGCGGATCTACAAGCGGATTTTGAGCGCCGAACAGAATCCACAGAGGGCAAGCAAATTTGTACGCCAGATTGCCCTACCTTGCTACAAGAAGGGGATATCATTTTTAGCCTGATCTCAGGCACGGCAGTGCAAGTCTGTCAGACTCGTGCAGGCTATGTGTTTTCTCACAATTATGCTCGACTATATCCGTCCAAAGAACTGGATAACGCTTTTTTGGTTTATTTGCTGAATAATGATGTTGGAATAAAACGGCAATTAATCACCAGTTTACAGGGTTCGAGTGTGATGAAATATAGCCTTAATCAATTACGCAACTTACAACTTTCGCCACTTCCACCATTGGAAGTACAACAGGCCATCGGGCAAGTTGATCGTTTGCAACGTCGTATCACGATGTTAAAAAAACGTGTAGCAGAAAATGAGGCAATGCTGACCTCGTACTTACTCAATAATTTTCAAAAACAATGCAAATCCAACATCAAGGATTAA
- a CDS encoding RNA-binding domain-containing protein, which produces MQIAQLLQQSENELIEFKEAKNQFDDNKLGRYCSALANEANLHHKPFAFLVLGVSDDKKIVGTTYCSGKNGSNEIKKKLADGLSERFNIQDIKVEFIEEKRILLFKIPAAPKGIPIAWKGHYYAREGESLSALNIEKMERIRSQNQQRDWSSEIVENAEIDDLDPQAILIARQNFIVKNPKLREEVASWDDKTFLNKAKLTIKGKITNAAIILLGKEESEVLINPASPMITWILKNEQGSEMDYEHFSCPLLLNVEKVFNKIRNLKYRYIKNGNLFPEEVEQYDPYIIREALHNAIAHQDYELGGKITLVECQNSQLYFTNSGRFIPQSIEMVLSENAPENRYRNRFLANAMVNINMIDTIGSGIRKMFTIQKERFFPLPEYQLSDQKVQVCIVGKVLDIAYAQKLASSPNLSLEEIMLLDKVQKKLPISDKAAKHLKSKKLIEGRKPNYYISATIAQLSDDEATYIHHKGLNDKYYQKLIIEYLQQFKTAKRKDFERLLLDKLPTALDENQKYHKIKNLLQSLKNQGIICNENRIWQLSR; this is translated from the coding sequence ATGCAGATAGCTCAATTATTACAGCAATCTGAAAATGAACTCATTGAATTTAAAGAAGCAAAAAACCAATTTGATGATAACAAATTAGGACGCTATTGCTCTGCGCTTGCTAATGAAGCCAACCTTCATCATAAACCTTTTGCATTCTTAGTATTGGGGGTTAGTGATGATAAAAAAATAGTTGGTACAACATACTGCAGCGGAAAGAATGGTAGTAATGAAATTAAGAAAAAACTTGCTGATGGCTTATCAGAACGCTTTAACATTCAGGATATTAAGGTAGAATTTATTGAAGAGAAAAGAATATTGCTCTTTAAAATTCCTGCCGCGCCGAAAGGCATTCCTATTGCATGGAAAGGTCATTACTACGCAAGAGAAGGAGAATCGCTAAGTGCATTAAACATAGAGAAAATGGAACGTATTCGTTCACAAAACCAACAACGTGATTGGAGTAGCGAAATTGTTGAAAATGCTGAAATTGACGATTTAGACCCACAAGCAATTTTAATAGCTCGTCAAAATTTTATCGTAAAAAACCCAAAACTTCGTGAAGAAGTGGCAAGCTGGGATGACAAAACATTTTTAAACAAAGCAAAATTAACCATTAAAGGGAAAATTACAAATGCAGCCATTATTTTACTAGGCAAAGAAGAATCGGAAGTTCTGATTAATCCAGCAAGCCCAATGATTACTTGGATTTTAAAAAATGAACAAGGCAGTGAAATGGATTATGAGCATTTTTCCTGCCCACTATTACTTAATGTAGAAAAAGTATTTAATAAAATCCGAAACTTAAAATATCGCTACATCAAAAACGGTAATCTCTTTCCAGAAGAAGTTGAGCAATATGACCCCTACATAATACGAGAAGCACTACACAATGCTATTGCTCACCAAGATTATGAGTTAGGTGGCAAAATTACATTAGTAGAATGCCAAAATAGTCAGCTCTATTTTACTAACTCGGGGAGATTTATTCCTCAAAGTATTGAAATGGTTTTATCTGAAAACGCACCAGAAAACCGCTATCGTAATCGTTTTTTAGCGAATGCAATGGTTAATATTAATATGATTGACACGATCGGCAGCGGCATTAGAAAAATGTTTACCATTCAAAAAGAACGGTTTTTTCCCTTACCCGAATACCAGCTTTCTGATCAAAAAGTACAGGTATGTATCGTAGGTAAAGTATTGGATATTGCCTATGCCCAAAAGCTCGCTTCTTCTCCTAATTTATCACTAGAAGAAATTATGTTGCTTGATAAAGTACAGAAAAAGCTACCTATCTCAGATAAAGCGGCAAAGCACTTAAAAAGCAAAAAGCTCATTGAAGGTAGAAAACCCAATTACTATATTTCTGCAACAATTGCACAACTTAGTGATGATGAAGCCACATATATTCATCATAAAGGACTCAATGATAAATATTATCAAAAACTTATTATTGAATATTTGCAACAATTCAAAACAGCTAAGCGAAAAGATTTTGAACGACTTCTGCTAGACAAACTTCCTACGGCTTTAGACGAAAATCAGAAGTACCATAAAATTAAAAATCTTCTACAATCACTGAAAAATCAAGGGATTATATGCAATGAAAACCGTATTTGGCAATTGTCTAGATGA
- a CDS encoding type I restriction endonuclease subunit R: MPNYKYESEFEKSLIEYLSTGNITTADHLQGLSHYLDFPRKTRIWQYLPEIKTTEQLWDNFKRILERLNAQSLRSPLSENEFNQVKTKLAEQTRTPFEAGKFLYGTNGVSQIEIDLDDGRHVFLTVFDQKQVGAGNTVYQIVNQIERPAVIPGKPNRRFDVTLLINGLPIIQLELKADAHSVNESLNQMEQYIKEQQYQGIFSTVQILVGMTPHNARYMANTTADYFNKDFSFAWQKRSDNSIVRHWKEFADSMLSIPMAHQMATNYMILDGTPNKTMLKVMRPYQVYATQAVIEGIKHADFEMGDKKIGYIWHTTGSGKTITSFKTAWLASRLPKVNKVVFVVDRIALTKQTLENYRAYDPDNNDDVGAILDTNNTRDLRRKLKSNENSIIITSVQKLGKLVKSRDFSAPNKNIVFIVDEAHRSTAGDQFQLIKDKFKHGVWVGYTGTPMFDGKTTQNIFGNLLHAYTIKEAIADRNVLGFKVDFKSTVDIRELLKQKYPDWSEEKIDAELEAMRKEEFDEAKFLDNESKNTISKGEKVERTLTRNFYDESDEHIRLVVADIFKNWRNRSNDFKYNAMFTVHVSGNGASTPLASKYYQEFQRVNKERSKKGEFTLKVALTYSLNTDNSDEMAQTNQVLHDAINDYNAIFGTNWGLNTVQEYFSDLSSRLNKTVYDRNYLDLVIVIDQLLTGFDAPGLNTLYVDRILKGAGLVQAYSRTNRIADLQEKPWGQVVNYRWPVQNERLMNEALATYANKDSANKVEEPSPVYIDDITPPWLVKPFHQQLDEVKNVVNALAECTQNPSGEPFMQLPPSEKAKEEMLVHLRDFNAGITKLKQYPAEEIDGHIAGFDYDNPDALIEALGMTPSQFEMLTTVLAGELKRHLAQEKDIPISQVELRMTHIKDIKVDYDYLTELVNQLITQVQAGETEAAEKTEEKIQQFANGMDDTAYAEQIRRAIQAIMTGEYPTDSSQKWKNISVAELSKTISTASNISIDRKLLDFRNKWGITDIINNVQIRNFIANHRYGEKDLDDDKKLTTIITEGSKNYTALATDEHIQKLTNIKYRTELRKAFYQLADRLVQD; the protein is encoded by the coding sequence ATGCCTAACTATAAATACGAATCGGAATTTGAAAAATCCCTTATTGAATATCTTTCCACTGGCAACATCACCACGGCTGATCATTTGCAAGGATTAAGCCACTATTTAGATTTCCCTAGAAAAACGAGAATTTGGCAATATCTTCCTGAAATCAAAACAACAGAACAGCTTTGGGATAATTTTAAACGCATTTTAGAACGGTTAAATGCCCAGTCATTAAGATCCCCCTTAAGTGAAAATGAATTTAATCAAGTAAAAACCAAACTGGCTGAGCAAACTCGTACCCCCTTTGAGGCTGGGAAATTTCTATATGGAACTAATGGTGTTTCACAAATTGAAATTGATTTAGATGATGGTCGGCACGTTTTTTTGACCGTCTTTGATCAAAAACAAGTTGGCGCAGGCAACACGGTTTATCAAATTGTCAATCAAATCGAACGCCCTGCGGTTATCCCCGGTAAACCAAACCGCCGTTTTGATGTAACTTTATTGATCAATGGCTTACCTATTATTCAGCTAGAACTCAAAGCAGATGCACATTCTGTCAATGAATCACTTAATCAAATGGAGCAATATATTAAAGAACAGCAATACCAAGGTATTTTCTCCACTGTACAAATCTTGGTAGGAATGACACCGCACAATGCAAGATATATGGCAAACACGACAGCTGATTATTTTAATAAGGATTTTTCCTTTGCTTGGCAAAAACGTAGTGATAACAGTATTGTTCGACACTGGAAAGAGTTTGCCGATTCAATGCTTTCTATCCCAATGGCGCACCAAATGGCAACGAACTATATGATTTTAGATGGTACGCCAAACAAAACAATGCTCAAAGTAATGCGTCCTTACCAAGTTTATGCAACGCAAGCAGTGATTGAGGGGATTAAACACGCCGATTTTGAAATGGGTGATAAAAAAATTGGCTATATTTGGCATACCACAGGCTCAGGAAAAACCATCACCAGTTTCAAAACTGCGTGGTTGGCAAGCCGTTTACCTAAGGTAAACAAAGTCGTCTTTGTTGTCGATCGTATAGCTTTAACCAAGCAAACGCTTGAAAATTATCGTGCTTATGACCCAGATAACAATGACGATGTAGGCGCTATTCTGGATACAAATAATACTCGAGATTTACGCCGAAAACTCAAAAGCAATGAAAATAGCATTATTATTACGAGTGTGCAAAAACTTGGAAAACTAGTGAAAAGTCGCGATTTTAGCGCACCAAATAAAAATATCGTTTTCATTGTTGATGAAGCGCACCGCTCTACTGCAGGAGATCAATTCCAACTGATCAAAGATAAATTCAAGCACGGCGTTTGGGTCGGATATACTGGTACTCCAATGTTTGACGGAAAAACCACGCAAAATATTTTTGGCAACTTATTGCACGCCTACACCATTAAAGAAGCCATTGCTGATCGCAACGTACTAGGCTTTAAAGTGGATTTCAAAAGCACTGTAGACATTCGTGAATTGCTCAAACAAAAATACCCTGATTGGTCGGAAGAAAAAATTGATGCTGAGCTTGAAGCAATGCGTAAAGAAGAATTTGATGAGGCTAAATTCTTAGATAATGAGAGCAAAAATACGATCAGTAAAGGCGAAAAAGTGGAACGAACACTCACGCGCAATTTTTACGATGAAAGTGATGAACATATCCGCCTTGTTGTCGCTGATATTTTCAAAAACTGGCGAAATCGTTCCAATGATTTTAAATACAACGCAATGTTCACCGTCCACGTCAGTGGTAATGGTGCTAGCACGCCACTTGCCTCAAAATACTATCAAGAATTTCAACGAGTGAACAAAGAGCGGTCAAAAAAAGGTGAATTTACCTTAAAAGTTGCGCTAACTTATAGCTTAAACACAGACAACAGTGATGAAATGGCACAAACAAATCAAGTGTTACACGACGCAATTAATGACTATAACGCAATCTTTGGTACAAATTGGGGATTAAACACTGTCCAAGAATATTTTTCAGATCTCAGCTCTCGCCTAAATAAAACCGTTTACGATAGAAATTATCTTGATCTTGTTATCGTTATCGATCAACTACTCACCGGCTTTGATGCGCCGGGACTTAACACCCTCTATGTCGATCGTATCTTAAAAGGCGCTGGACTGGTGCAAGCCTATTCACGCACCAACCGTATCGCCGATTTGCAAGAAAAACCTTGGGGACAAGTGGTGAATTACCGTTGGCCTGTACAAAATGAACGCTTAATGAACGAGGCACTCGCCACATACGCAAACAAAGATTCCGCCAATAAAGTGGAAGAACCCTCACCTGTCTATATTGATGATATAACCCCACCTTGGCTTGTGAAGCCTTTTCATCAACAATTAGATGAAGTCAAAAATGTCGTCAATGCCCTCGCTGAATGTACTCAAAACCCAAGTGGCGAACCATTTATGCAACTTCCACCGAGTGAAAAAGCAAAAGAAGAAATGTTAGTTCATTTACGTGATTTTAATGCGGGCATTACCAAATTAAAGCAATATCCAGCCGAGGAAATTGATGGGCATATTGCCGGCTTTGATTACGATAATCCAGATGCCCTCATTGAAGCGCTTGGAATGACGCCAAGCCAATTTGAAATGCTCACTACCGTGCTTGCCGGTGAACTAAAACGCCATTTAGCTCAGGAAAAAGATATTCCAATATCTCAAGTTGAGCTGAGAATGACTCATATTAAGGACATTAAAGTTGATTATGATTATCTCACCGAACTCGTGAATCAACTTATTACCCAAGTACAAGCCGGTGAAACTGAAGCGGCAGAAAAAACAGAAGAAAAAATCCAACAATTTGCCAATGGTATGGATGATACAGCTTATGCAGAACAAATCCGCCGTGCAATTCAAGCCATTATGACAGGCGAATATCCAACAGACTCAAGCCAAAAATGGAAAAATATCAGCGTTGCCGAACTGTCAAAGACTATCAGCACGGCAAGCAATATCAGCATTGATCGTAAATTGCTAGATTTTCGCAATAAATGGGGCATTACCGACATCATTAACAATGTGCAAATTCGCAATTTCATCGCTAATCACCGCTATGGCGAAAAAGATTTAGACGATGATAAAAAACTCACCACCATCATCACAGAAGGCAGCAAAAATTACACCGCACTTGCTACGGATGAACATATACAAAAATTAACCAACATCAAATACCGCACAGAATTACGCAAAGCGTTTTATCAGTTGGCTGATAGGTTGGTGCAGGATTAA
- a CDS encoding virulence RhuM family protein, giving the protein MTNQIIIYHTDDGKAKVSLYAQNGTVWLNQSQLAELFATSVSNINKHIANILKEKELLENSVIEYFSITANDGKNYNVAFYSLEMILAIGFRVRSQRGTQFRQWANTQLAELMKKGFVMDDERLKNPDGRPDYFDELLERIRDIRASEKRFYQKVRDLFALSSDYDGNDKATQMFFAETQNKLIYAVTEQTATELIISRADANTPNMGLTSWKGNQVRKQDILIAKNYLTADEIDSLNRLVVIFLESAELRAKNRQDLTLDYWRNNVDALLTFNDKPLLKTSGKISHKQMEEKVRSIYDEFEQNRKQQAARQADREDEEFLALTQQIKEIKR; this is encoded by the coding sequence ATGACTAATCAAATTATTATCTACCACACAGATGATGGCAAAGCCAAAGTTTCGCTTTATGCTCAAAATGGTACCGTTTGGCTAAACCAAAGCCAACTAGCAGAACTTTTTGCCACCTCGGTAAGCAACATCAATAAACATATTGCCAACATATTGAAAGAAAAAGAATTATTAGAAAATTCAGTTATTGAGTATTTCTCAATAACTGCCAACGATGGCAAAAATTACAATGTCGCGTTTTACAGCCTTGAAATGATTTTAGCCATTGGCTTTCGTGTTCGTAGCCAACGAGGTACACAATTTCGCCAATGGGCAAATACACAACTTGCAGAACTTATGAAAAAAGGCTTTGTGATGGATGATGAGCGGCTAAAAAATCCCGATGGACGCCCTGATTACTTTGACGAATTACTTGAACGCATTCGAGATATTCGTGCCAGTGAAAAGCGTTTTTACCAAAAAGTACGAGACCTTTTTGCCCTTTCTAGTGATTATGATGGCAACGACAAAGCCACACAAATGTTTTTTGCTGAAACCCAAAACAAACTCATTTATGCTGTTACTGAACAAACGGCAACCGAGCTCATCATCAGTCGTGCCGATGCCAACACCCCAAATATGGGACTCACAAGCTGGAAAGGCAATCAAGTTCGTAAACAAGACATTCTTATTGCCAAAAATTACTTAACGGCTGATGAAATTGACAGCCTAAACCGCCTAGTGGTTATCTTTTTAGAAAGTGCTGAATTACGGGCTAAAAACCGCCAAGACCTCACGTTAGACTACTGGCGAAATAACGTAGATGCCCTGCTTACCTTTAATGATAAACCACTATTGAAAACATCAGGCAAAATCAGCCATAAACAGATGGAAGAAAAAGTGCGGTCAATTTATGACGAGTTTGAACAAAACCGCAAACAACAAGCCGCACGCCAAGCCGATCGAGAAGATGAAGAATTTTTAGCCCTAACCCAACAAATAAAGGAAATAAAACGATGA
- a CDS encoding GIY-YIG nuclease family protein, whose protein sequence is MHPKHPKTIQIFLPTGEPQGIRIAEESTSIMRVIEVPRRDLATFFAMEEASQVGVYFLIGGMDNDEVYIGQSGEVGKRLKQHHDKNEIDFTRALVLVSLTQNLTQTHALYLEWLAIEKATQSGRFSLSNGNKGQKTHTPLPLKAACEAMFEIGELLLSTLGYPIFEPLRKPTQPNSQPEQIFHCPRGGVQAQAIYTQDGMIVLKGSHFAYQHKDDKTPLYRQKFITQCDELIEKGVLHKEKERCFFTKDFRFNSPSGAACLLTLSSVNGWIEFKTAQGKTLKEIYANPQGKNDD, encoded by the coding sequence ATGCACCCAAAACACCCCAAAACCATTCAAATCTTCCTGCCCACAGGCGAACCGCAAGGCATTCGCATTGCCGAAGAAAGCACCTCGATTATGCGTGTCATTGAAGTGCCACGCCGTGATTTAGCGACCTTTTTTGCGATGGAAGAAGCCAGCCAAGTGGGTGTGTATTTCCTTATTGGCGGTATGGATAATGATGAAGTCTATATCGGGCAATCAGGTGAAGTGGGCAAACGCCTTAAACAACACCACGACAAAAATGAAATCGACTTCACGCGTGCTTTGGTGCTGGTTTCGCTCACCCAAAACCTCACCCAAACGCACGCTCTTTATTTAGAATGGCTGGCGATTGAAAAAGCCACGCAAAGCGGGCGATTTAGCCTATCTAATGGCAATAAAGGGCAAAAAACGCATACACCATTACCCCTTAAAGCGGCTTGCGAAGCGATGTTTGAAATTGGTGAACTCTTGCTTTCTACGCTGGGTTACCCGATTTTTGAACCATTACGCAAACCAACACAGCCCAACAGCCAACCCGAGCAAATTTTTCATTGTCCGCGTGGCGGCGTACAAGCCCAAGCCATCTACACCCAAGACGGTATGATTGTGCTAAAAGGTTCACATTTTGCCTATCAGCATAAAGACGATAAAACGCCACTATATCGGCAAAAGTTCATCACCCAATGCGATGAACTGATTGAAAAAGGTGTTTTGCACAAAGAAAAAGAGCGGTGTTTTTTTACCAAAGATTTTCGCTTTAACAGTCCAAGTGGTGCAGCTTGTTTGCTTACTTTGAGTAGTGTTAATGGCTGGATAGAGTTTAAAACCGCCCAAGGCAAAACGCTCAAAGAAATTTACGCCAATCCCCAAGGGAAAAATGATGACTAA